The following proteins are co-located in the Maridesulfovibrio sp. genome:
- a CDS encoding ATP-binding protein, which translates to MKDNCLDSFEIAQYREQIVPEYRGVPLIEALPDILSEEDALEVLPSRPAFDEIERNHPASIRIHYLSRIRDFFEAFPHHFELQEQISTMIRGGYLNRNPASSAHVKQLNDGYERVRRKDHTYIEKSLPSTAECISIIGNSGSGKTEACLKVLSLYKKVIVHPDYGIHQIVWLKIDCPSVGSLKQLCMSFFLAVDSLLKTQYCTDYASRGKTPDEMLAHMASVSNLHCIGLLVIDEIQHLMSCRESESTKMMNFFVTLSNTVNVPIVLVGTPKALPLLQNNLRQARRASGAGSYRFPRFAKDDPDWQELLKNLWKYQWVKNPGSLTEEIKDVLYDESQGILALLTSLFRLAQHRAISTSYEKLSAKLISHVAKEKMSDVQPMITALKNNDEDALFRYDDILTDFIQHTAPTAFNASTSQPSQLHIPPELANAFYLLAEDGYNAEDILGALKKAVEMVPDASSFRLSHVAYEFLTDNSLAEGKKKKQNPLKKVEPQDLEVDDLLRGYYEAEDEDIGVYEILDETGVIKHPKNDFDLYQ; encoded by the coding sequence ATGAAAGATAATTGCTTGGATTCATTTGAAATCGCTCAGTATCGTGAACAAATTGTTCCTGAATACAGAGGAGTTCCTTTAATTGAGGCTCTACCGGACATTCTCAGCGAAGAGGATGCTCTGGAAGTTCTTCCGTCAAGGCCTGCTTTCGATGAGATAGAGCGAAACCATCCTGCATCTATAAGGATTCACTACCTTTCCAGAATTAGGGATTTTTTTGAAGCCTTCCCTCATCATTTTGAGTTGCAGGAACAAATTTCTACCATGATTCGTGGCGGCTATCTGAACCGTAACCCAGCTTCGTCCGCACATGTAAAACAGCTCAATGATGGCTATGAACGGGTTCGAAGAAAAGATCATACCTATATAGAAAAGTCACTTCCGTCCACGGCGGAATGCATTTCTATTATTGGAAATTCAGGCTCAGGAAAGACCGAGGCCTGTTTAAAGGTTCTCTCTCTGTATAAGAAGGTTATCGTCCATCCTGACTATGGTATACATCAAATTGTATGGCTGAAAATCGATTGTCCAAGCGTTGGATCTTTGAAGCAGCTTTGTATGAGTTTCTTTTTAGCTGTTGATTCTCTATTGAAAACTCAATATTGCACTGATTATGCTTCCAGAGGAAAAACTCCGGATGAAATGTTGGCGCATATGGCTTCTGTTTCAAATCTTCATTGTATCGGACTCCTTGTGATAGATGAGATTCAGCATCTGATGTCGTGTAGAGAAAGTGAATCTACCAAGATGATGAACTTTTTTGTAACACTTTCCAATACTGTTAACGTACCGATTGTTTTAGTTGGGACACCTAAGGCCCTTCCTTTATTGCAAAACAATCTGAGACAAGCCCGTAGAGCTAGTGGGGCCGGTAGTTATAGGTTCCCTCGGTTTGCAAAGGATGATCCAGATTGGCAGGAGTTACTGAAGAATTTATGGAAATACCAATGGGTAAAAAATCCGGGATCACTGACTGAAGAGATAAAAGATGTATTGTATGATGAAAGTCAGGGGATATTAGCCCTGTTAACCTCTCTTTTCAGGCTTGCACAGCATCGAGCGATTTCAACCTCATATGAAAAGCTTTCCGCAAAATTGATTAGTCATGTGGCAAAGGAAAAAATGTCAGATGTTCAACCCATGATTACAGCCTTAAAAAATAATGATGAAGATGCCCTCTTTCGCTATGATGATATTTTGACTGATTTTATTCAGCACACTGCCCCTACAGCTTTTAATGCAAGCACTTCGCAGCCATCCCAGCTCCATATTCCACCTGAATTAGCAAACGCTTTTTATTTGCTAGCGGAGGATGGGTATAATGCAGAAGATATTCTGGGTGCCTTAAAGAAAGCTGTGGAAATGGTACCTGATGCATCGTCTTTTCGACTGAGTCATGTGGCTTATGAATTTTTGACCGATAATTCTTTAGCTGAAGGTAAGAAGAAAAAACAAAATCCTCTCAAGAAAGTTGAACCACAGGATCTCGAAGTTGATGATCTTTTGCGGGGGTATTATGAAGCCGAGGATGAGGATATTGGTGTATATGAAATTTTGGACGAGACCGGGGTGATAAAGCATCCAAAGAATGATTTTGATCTATATCAATGA
- a CDS encoding Mu transposase C-terminal domain-containing protein: MKVFLKNEIFRLKDQDESFRILWVNPDNSYFFAIDIDSEKAWPERFDAEQVRDEIDAENADFSIADKYSNHIKADEIPDKWRKKQTLLWSVIKPIVSVVPDVFEKKKRNRLIKLYWDSELVTRLTLTRTIRRYWQRGLSKMAVLPDYKNSGTAHISDGQGKPKRGRPRIFDVVQGVNVDSQIKNIFRKSARSFYQKNPEGTFTDAYKDMIRVYFSDVDCHGELQPRHESMPTLRQFKYWYKKECDLEAELRGRKGDKNYEKDHRPILGTSNAEVYGPGAIFQIDSTVGDIYLVSKLDSKKIIGRPVIYEVIDVFSRMVVGLYIGVENASHLTAAEALVNAMTDKVEFCKSYGIDIRSDQWPSFHVPDAILADNAELKAKQIENFIEAFSVRVENTGSYRADCKGIVERHFRTIQATFKRHLSGTIDKDFMQRGAKDYRLSANVTIEDFTQAFIRCILFHNNSHEITKYDKDFEMMVEGVPAIPIELWNWGIANRSGTLRTYSENVIKAHLLPRSSAKVTRKGIVFKGNYYHCAKALEKGWYVQAGKKSWTIDVAYDPRNMSHLYIPQKDRLEFDVCNLTSKSRAFENMSLWDLQELQKKEKQGVARRKREELTAQVNLDAQLLEIARSAQARQVQSGPETRSKSERVSNIRENREKEKKLSRADDAMVLTERKFRGQKAPVISIAQEEVEEDFSYPNREKRQIIIKEREENER; encoded by the coding sequence ATGAAAGTATTCCTTAAAAATGAAATTTTTAGGCTCAAAGATCAGGATGAGTCTTTCCGAATTTTGTGGGTGAATCCAGATAACAGTTATTTCTTTGCCATTGATATTGATTCAGAAAAGGCTTGGCCGGAGAGATTTGATGCTGAACAGGTTCGAGATGAGATTGATGCTGAAAATGCTGATTTTTCGATTGCAGATAAATATTCAAATCATATCAAAGCTGACGAGATACCAGATAAGTGGAGGAAAAAGCAGACGTTATTGTGGAGTGTGATCAAGCCTATTGTTTCAGTTGTGCCGGATGTGTTTGAGAAAAAGAAACGGAACCGGCTTATAAAATTATATTGGGATTCGGAGTTGGTAACCCGTCTTACCTTGACACGCACTATTCGTAGATATTGGCAGCGCGGGTTGTCTAAAATGGCAGTTTTGCCTGACTACAAAAATTCCGGGACAGCTCATATAAGTGATGGACAGGGAAAGCCGAAGAGGGGAAGGCCGCGAATATTTGATGTGGTGCAAGGGGTTAATGTCGATTCACAAATAAAGAATATTTTCAGGAAATCTGCTCGTAGTTTTTACCAGAAGAATCCCGAGGGAACTTTTACCGACGCTTATAAAGACATGATTAGAGTTTATTTCTCTGATGTTGATTGCCATGGTGAGCTACAGCCCAGACATGAATCAATGCCTACATTAAGGCAGTTTAAATATTGGTATAAAAAGGAATGCGATCTGGAAGCAGAACTCCGTGGCAGGAAGGGCGATAAAAACTATGAAAAAGACCATCGTCCAATTTTAGGAACTTCTAATGCGGAAGTTTATGGCCCAGGTGCTATTTTTCAGATCGATTCGACTGTCGGTGATATTTATCTTGTCTCCAAATTAGATTCGAAAAAGATAATTGGTAGGCCTGTCATTTATGAAGTGATCGATGTGTTCAGCAGGATGGTTGTGGGGTTATACATTGGGGTGGAAAACGCTTCACATCTTACTGCTGCAGAAGCATTGGTCAACGCAATGACTGATAAGGTTGAGTTTTGTAAATCTTACGGAATTGATATTCGTTCGGATCAGTGGCCAAGCTTTCATGTTCCCGATGCGATCCTAGCTGATAATGCTGAATTGAAAGCTAAGCAGATTGAGAATTTTATCGAGGCTTTTTCTGTCAGGGTAGAAAATACGGGCTCGTATCGTGCGGATTGTAAAGGGATTGTTGAAAGGCATTTCCGTACAATCCAAGCGACTTTCAAAAGACATTTGAGCGGGACCATCGATAAGGATTTCATGCAACGAGGTGCAAAAGATTATAGATTGAGTGCTAATGTTACAATCGAAGATTTTACTCAGGCATTTATCCGTTGTATTCTTTTTCACAATAACTCTCATGAAATAACTAAGTACGATAAGGATTTTGAAATGATGGTCGAGGGTGTCCCGGCTATCCCCATCGAATTATGGAATTGGGGAATTGCCAACAGATCCGGCACCCTGAGAACATATTCTGAAAATGTAATCAAAGCTCATTTGTTGCCTCGATCTTCTGCCAAGGTAACCCGAAAAGGAATAGTCTTTAAAGGGAATTACTACCACTGCGCCAAAGCTCTGGAGAAAGGATGGTATGTCCAGGCGGGCAAGAAAAGCTGGACAATTGATGTGGCTTATGACCCACGGAATATGAGCCATCTCTATATCCCGCAGAAGGACCGGCTTGAATTTGATGTTTGCAATTTGACTTCGAAAAGTCGAGCTTTTGAGAATATGTCGTTATGGGATTTGCAAGAGCTGCAGAAGAAAGAAAAACAAGGTGTTGCCAGACGAAAAAGAGAAGAGTTGACTGCTCAAGTTAATCTTGATGCTCAACTGCTTGAAATTGCCCGGTCTGCCCAAGCTAGGCAAGTCCAAAGCGGGCCTGAAACACGAAGTAAATCAGAGCGTGTTAGTAACATCAGGGAGAACCGCGAAAAGGAAAAGAAGTTATCGCGGGCTGACGATGCAATGGTTCTGACAGAGCGTAAATTCAGAGGACAGAAAGCTCCTGTAATTTCTATTGCTCAGGAAGAAGTTGAAGAAGACTTTTCATATCCTAACCGTGAGAAGCGGCAGATAATTATAAAGGAGCGGGAAGAGAATGAAAGATAA
- a CDS encoding TnsD family Tn7-like transposition protein has translation MIAYFPHPYPDEILYSLLARFRRHTCERSYKRACRALFAKKDVTASVYFQSHIRQLHQRIKHLFPYSEQDLVHNHTFLPFFTAYTTPEVAQRAYESSLNNRGGALNVLLGTAANSVELPGVLKFCPACLDSDFARYGETYWRRLHQLPGVLGCHEHILPLHESLVAVTQRNRHAFIAATRRNCRVGKDFRLSVYENDPNVFDDIARAYQRIVADEIRTEPHEKRTARYFALLKKKGFIKGRDSVSQEKLFDSFSSYYPSELLEILFSTVDISNDSCWLKAISRKHRKSFSPVRHFLFSQFLNALPDARKKKLPKICVYPKYVPPHQQRKTNREMWLMLQDANSGFSKTQLRKLNPKLYTWLYRHDKQWLSENSPALLQSQGSPGHVNWERRDTEMLKAVRQAVIDIHMEIPLRRVTISRIGKRLGCLANLEHKLDYYPRTKAFLKERLESVENFQVRRIFHIARTEYCAGRRSKDWEIVRLAGLKTPVKPDLEKAVSLALKTYSDGFICREPLLNI, from the coding sequence ATGATTGCTTACTTTCCTCACCCTTATCCTGATGAAATTTTATACAGCCTTCTTGCAAGGTTCAGGCGTCATACGTGCGAGCGAAGTTATAAGCGAGCCTGTCGGGCTTTATTTGCCAAAAAAGATGTAACTGCTTCGGTGTATTTTCAAAGCCATATTCGACAGTTGCATCAGCGTATCAAGCATTTGTTCCCGTATTCAGAACAAGATCTTGTTCACAACCACACCTTCCTACCATTTTTTACGGCCTATACGACTCCTGAAGTGGCTCAGAGGGCCTATGAATCATCCCTGAATAATCGAGGCGGAGCGTTAAATGTTCTCCTTGGTACTGCTGCAAATTCGGTTGAGTTGCCGGGTGTGTTGAAATTTTGTCCTGCATGTCTGGATTCTGATTTCGCGAGATACGGTGAGACTTATTGGCGTCGATTGCATCAATTGCCGGGAGTCTTGGGCTGCCATGAGCATATTCTTCCTTTACACGAGAGTCTGGTTGCAGTGACTCAAAGGAATCGTCATGCGTTTATTGCCGCAACGAGGCGTAATTGCAGAGTAGGCAAGGATTTCAGGCTGTCTGTTTATGAAAACGATCCTAATGTCTTTGATGACATAGCCCGTGCCTACCAAAGGATTGTTGCTGATGAAATTCGTACCGAGCCCCACGAGAAACGAACAGCAAGATATTTTGCCCTCCTCAAGAAGAAAGGCTTTATAAAGGGGCGCGACTCTGTTTCTCAGGAGAAGCTATTTGACTCCTTTTCGAGTTATTACCCCAGTGAGTTGTTGGAAATCCTATTTTCCACTGTTGATATTTCGAATGATTCCTGCTGGCTGAAGGCTATTTCAAGGAAGCACAGAAAGTCTTTTTCTCCAGTGCGGCATTTCTTATTTAGTCAATTTCTGAATGCCCTGCCTGACGCACGGAAAAAGAAATTGCCCAAGATATGTGTGTATCCAAAGTATGTCCCTCCCCATCAGCAACGGAAAACGAATCGAGAGATGTGGCTAATGCTGCAGGACGCAAATTCAGGTTTTTCGAAAACTCAGCTAAGAAAGCTGAATCCCAAACTTTATACGTGGCTGTACCGACACGACAAACAATGGCTTAGTGAGAATTCTCCTGCCCTGCTTCAAAGCCAAGGCAGTCCCGGACATGTGAATTGGGAGCGGCGTGACACGGAAATGCTTAAAGCTGTTCGACAAGCTGTAATTGATATTCATATGGAGATTCCTCTTCGTAGAGTTACCATATCGCGGATTGGAAAGAGGCTGGGATGCTTGGCAAATTTAGAGCATAAGTTGGATTATTACCCTCGGACCAAAGCGTTTTTAAAGGAACGGTTGGAATCTGTTGAAAATTTTCAAGTACGGCGCATTTTTCATATTGCACGCACAGAGTATTGTGCCGGCCGCAGGTCAAAAGATTGGGAAATTGTTCGTCTGGCCGGTCTGAAAACTCCGGTTAAGCCTGACTTGGAGAAGGCTGTTTCATTAGCACTCAAAACCTATTCGGATGGATTTATATGCAGAGAACCACTTTTAAATATTTAA